In Vibrio sp. STUT-A11, a genomic segment contains:
- a CDS encoding TonB-dependent receptor — protein MYKNTTALSVAISLALGTATAFAPVAAQAEEQQVEKLQKMKVTGSRLTRASMEGSTPIAVIGRAEIERAGDISIADVLRKSSFNSFGSYSESSGSSWQSQATVSLRGLGASRTLVLVNGKRLPGSATMGGGAANINAIPSAIVERVEVMADGGSAVYGSDAVAGVVNIILKEEFDGINVTVGSGIPSQEGGDEGNVALVMGTSGEKGNIMFSFEHDSKDEIYQRDRDYLSSTNTGAANYFDMSGVSIYGRNVYHDGELKALNGYNTDASCTSKGFVGLTNYPGLGDICGYDYTGEAAQTASLERNTVFVNGNIFLTDETTFNSQLLLNRNESFGRFAPAAGYFEVDPTTDGGADFFAENGLDPTKGPAEVYYRFNNVGTRDNTVKDFQADFKAGLDGTLYTDTFGDVIWEAGYHMNYSNGSETGTGYVFGSAASQLVESGQFVDGEFSADATDQLSAGTGRETEMEMHQFSGGLQFDLAQVGDVTIPLYLGAEFTTYDYSDIYDPQSEAGNIIGSAGNSAGGDRETYAFYAESLIAFTDELEMNLAARYDHYSDFGDEISPKVSFRYQPLDNLMFRAGAGMGFRAPTLSDLYAADSYSSDFAKDYSYCSANGIAYADCPETQYDVTRTANEDLEAETSVSFNFGVSYSPIEDLDVTVDYYNISIDDMITLNTLQSMIDEERSSGVSNPNIIRDANGRIIEATAGLQNLGTLDTSGIDLKLGYRYDFDYATVRYDFMGSYVLDFSTPEYVGGPTNNQVGRNGMPEYRFNSGVGVSFLEDHDIYLSADHIADQAQDVDDNYKKTGHISSQTTWNVAYNYLAPWDAKFTAGVRNLTDEEPSFESDGVTYDDELYSIQGRVYFLKYSQNF, from the coding sequence ATGTATAAAAACACAACAGCTTTATCTGTTGCGATCAGTCTTGCTTTAGGTACGGCGACGGCATTCGCACCTGTAGCAGCTCAGGCAGAAGAGCAGCAAGTTGAAAAACTTCAAAAGATGAAAGTGACTGGTTCGCGCCTTACGCGCGCATCAATGGAAGGAAGTACTCCGATAGCAGTGATCGGCAGAGCAGAAATCGAACGTGCTGGTGACATATCGATTGCAGACGTTCTACGTAAATCTTCATTCAACTCATTTGGTTCTTACAGTGAAAGCTCTGGTAGCTCATGGCAAAGTCAGGCAACCGTCTCTCTACGTGGTTTAGGCGCTTCACGAACTCTGGTTTTGGTTAACGGTAAACGTCTACCTGGTTCAGCAACCATGGGTGGCGGCGCCGCGAACATCAACGCGATCCCATCTGCGATTGTTGAACGTGTTGAAGTGATGGCCGACGGTGGCTCAGCGGTATACGGTTCTGATGCAGTTGCTGGTGTGGTCAACATCATCCTGAAAGAAGAGTTTGATGGCATTAACGTGACGGTTGGTTCAGGAATCCCAAGCCAAGAAGGCGGTGACGAAGGAAACGTTGCGCTTGTAATGGGTACCAGTGGCGAAAAAGGCAACATCATGTTCTCGTTTGAGCATGACAGCAAAGATGAAATCTACCAACGCGATCGCGATTACCTAAGCTCGACCAATACTGGCGCAGCCAACTACTTCGATATGTCTGGTGTTAGTATCTACGGCCGTAACGTGTACCATGACGGCGAATTAAAAGCGCTAAACGGTTACAACACTGACGCATCATGTACATCAAAAGGCTTTGTTGGCCTAACCAACTACCCAGGTCTGGGTGACATTTGTGGTTACGACTACACGGGTGAAGCCGCTCAAACAGCCTCTCTAGAACGTAACACAGTATTCGTTAACGGTAATATCTTCCTGACTGATGAAACAACGTTTAATTCACAATTGCTGTTGAACCGTAACGAAAGTTTTGGTCGTTTCGCACCAGCTGCAGGTTATTTTGAAGTAGACCCTACTACCGATGGCGGTGCGGACTTCTTCGCGGAAAACGGATTAGATCCGACCAAAGGCCCTGCGGAAGTTTACTATCGTTTCAACAACGTCGGTACGCGTGATAATACTGTTAAAGATTTTCAGGCTGACTTCAAGGCAGGCTTGGATGGCACGCTTTACACCGATACGTTCGGCGACGTAATTTGGGAAGCCGGCTACCATATGAACTACTCTAACGGTAGCGAAACAGGCACCGGCTATGTCTTCGGTTCAGCCGCATCACAACTTGTAGAATCAGGTCAGTTTGTAGACGGTGAGTTCAGCGCAGACGCGACAGATCAGCTTTCTGCGGGAACTGGCCGTGAAACAGAAATGGAAATGCACCAGTTCTCTGGTGGTCTTCAGTTTGACCTCGCACAGGTGGGTGACGTAACGATTCCACTTTATCTTGGTGCCGAGTTCACGACTTACGATTACTCCGATATCTATGACCCACAAAGTGAAGCGGGTAACATCATCGGTAGTGCGGGTAACTCTGCTGGCGGTGATCGCGAAACATACGCATTTTATGCGGAGTCTTTGATCGCATTTACTGATGAGTTGGAAATGAACCTGGCGGCGCGTTACGACCATTACAGCGACTTCGGTGATGAGATCTCGCCAAAAGTTTCTTTCCGTTACCAACCTCTTGATAACCTGATGTTCCGTGCTGGTGCTGGCATGGGCTTCCGCGCTCCAACGCTATCTGACCTTTACGCCGCTGACAGCTACTCGTCAGACTTTGCAAAAGACTACAGCTACTGTTCAGCCAATGGCATTGCCTATGCAGACTGTCCAGAGACTCAATACGATGTGACTCGTACTGCCAACGAAGACCTGGAAGCAGAGACATCAGTATCATTTAACTTCGGTGTGAGTTACTCGCCAATCGAAGATCTAGACGTAACAGTGGATTACTACAACATCAGCATTGATGACATGATCACACTGAATACTCTGCAAAGTATGATCGACGAAGAGCGTAGCTCAGGCGTTTCAAACCCGAACATCATTCGTGATGCAAATGGCCGTATCATTGAAGCAACAGCAGGTCTGCAGAACCTGGGGACACTAGACACTTCTGGTATCGACCTGAAACTGGGCTACCGCTACGACTTCGATTACGCGACTGTTCGTTACGACTTTATGGGTAGTTACGTACTTGACTTCAGCACACCTGAATATGTTGGTGGTCCAACGAACAACCAGGTAGGCCGTAACGGCATGCCTGAGTACCGCTTCAACTCTGGTGTAGGTGTGAGCTTCCTTGAAGATCATGACATCTATCTATCTGCAGATCA